TTATCCAATTATAAaccatttttaattattttttttaattatcaaaaaatctttttttatttcatgcacgatcatttttggaataaaattatgaaaataactatCATAACACCTAttttatgtgataaatgtgcaataagaaataattaaaaaatttcaataatataaacaaataaatttttataatatacaATTTATGTTAGAAATAGTAGAAACCTCAATCATGAACATATACCATCCGCAATTATATAAGCAAGCaatacctttttatctttgcTTTACAGTGTAACAATAAGCAAACAACCATTCAtaggattttgtaaaaaattttcagaaataatGGATGATCAGAAAATCAATGCAATATCATTCAtgacaaaaagcaaagcaaaagcaaaacatACTTAAAAGGTAGAGGGGACTGACCTGAAAAATTAAGTCGGCCGCAAGAAGGTTGATTTCTACTGGAATCTCTGCACATAATATCTTCCACTACTgctcacaaaagaaacaaaatcaatacatttacaaaatcaatagagaacccaaaacaaataataaaCTGAGAGAGAGGGTGAGAGAATTAATTCGATAAGTTAATTAAGTTGATCAGTAAAAGAGTTGGAAAAAAATTATAGACATATTATATTATTGGAAATAatcgaaaataaaaaaaattacaatttggGGAATAATATTTAAAGAAAACACGGTATCGGAATTTTTAATTTGATGCGAACGACGTTTTAATCAGTGTAGCCTGGATTTTGTCCTTCGGATTTGatttgagatttttctttcGTCAACGCAAACTTGTTGAAACTTTTCCAACTGGTGTGTGAAATCGTTGCGGTATATGTTTCGTTTTCTAAGCAAATATTTCCTCCTTTGCAATCTTGCGAGTTTGAAATCTAGTTGTTGTTGAAATGCTTGTAGGCAGGCATATTCCATGGTGAGGAAACTTTAGATGGGTTCCCTAcaaattttgagtgaaaaattttaatatattaaataataggACAACTTGAATTTGGGATAGCAGATAAGTGGGGCAAAGGTGAAAAAACACAATAATACTAATCAATAGCTAAATGAGCAGGGTCACTTACTAAAAGGTAGTCACCGCCGGCTTCGTGACGTCTGCCGAAGGTTCTAGAAAAGAAGTATGATGCGTACTAAGAAGAGCACCGGAGTTCTGGTACCAGGATGGGATAGCTTTCCGGTATTTTCCTGTGTTATGTGAAGACGcaattttgaattaaaaaaaaaaggtcattaAGAGATAGTTGGAGTGGACTCTTAATTGGAATGGGAAACGTGGGAGAATTTGTAAGAGTGATTGTATGATGAGTTAAGATAGTGGAATAGTAGGAGTgagatagtgggaatattgattggtgataaggtgatagtgggatagtgggagtgagatagtgggaatattgattggtgataaggtgggttataacccactacttttttatgtattaaaataaatacaaaaatctagaaaaaagcaTGACAAGTTTAGAAGGTATTGAAAGGGTTTCTGCTAAAAATCCCTTCctgaatacatatagatatagattttgCTTATACAAGTTCGGCAACTGATTCTAAAACAGTATGGCCACAAaagatggaaaagaaaaacacataGAAAGAGAACCTAACAAAAAGTGTTCTTGCATCTCTCATTTTGAGCTTAAGATAATTCAAAAGTGAATTATATTGGAGTTTTGAACTAACTCGATTCGGTTTACAAATTGGgctttttttatgaaaaaatttgcCGAATAAAAATTTGTCTTAGACCctatttgataatccaatttaacacttaaatttaatggattcagatcttaacatatttagacggtttgataacaaaaaattgagcatttaaattaattaagtcgTACTAAATTTTCTAAGTAAAACTTGGTTCCAagattaagtgataagtgattcacttatcactgaatgtgatatacactcaaatatattagatttcatacttaataatttaataatttaatgaattcaaactCATGTTTCAGAAGTCATTTAgtttcagatttcagttttattaaaCGCAACCTTAATTGAGTACATGTGTAGTTAATTGCTACTAGTAATACACTAGTATTCAGTCAGACCATCAGATCCTTGATATATCcgaaaaaatccaaatagagCACAGTTAATGATTTATCATCAGCTAATTTCGTCAAAAAAGTTAAAagatgaaacaaaaaagagcTGCTCCTTTGCATCTACGTAGTTACTGGTAGTTACTGATAGATGATTTGGAAAGTAAAAGAGGCAACCGCTCCATCAAAATGCTGAGGCCCCCAGCTCCCGACCTTTAGTAGTTTACTCTTTTCAACCTTTTAATACTAATTTATTCTTCATCATCAATAGATAAAGCACAATTAAATAAAACCCATTCTACTAAATCCATGTCCCATTTCTTCAGCAGTTTGACAGATCATTAGGgttctttttttctatttttcatttttccttctgaGCAACATTTCATGTCTCAGCCCATGGGAATGTTCTGCAAATTTTAAAGCAATTTCCTTTTGTTATCTGCCTTGGGAATCCAAccattttgttttaaagatccAATCTTTCAGATAATAGACTGTTCGTCCTCTGCATATTATTGGAGAAGGATTGAGAAAGAAGGGTAGAGGAGGGATGAAGGATTTGTTTGGGAGCCCAGGAAAGGTGAGTGGGCTGGTGTTGAGGATGGGACAGTGTTTTTTTGCTGCTGCTTCTCTTGGGGTTATGGCCTCTGCTTCTGGTTTTTCAACTGCAACTGCCTTCTGGTATATATAACCAATTCAATATTGTCTGTTAGGAAGGGTTCATTACTTTTTTGGTGGGAAGAGTTCCTTCGTTTGGCTTCAAAGCATGTAAAGGCGTTCTGTTTTGATCCGTATTTAGGCAAAATAGACTGACTAGATATCGCGTTTTGTTTTATGCAAGTATGCTTTAATTGTTGCTCAGAAAAGGATGGGTTTGGTTTGTCAAGGGATTCCATCTATACTTTGAGGGCGTTTGCAGTGTTGAAATTGAGATTGAAGCTAAGTCCTATAATTGCTTGAATAGATGGTGAATCTTTCAATACTTAAAAACAAGTTGTTTACAGGAAATGAGGAGAAGCTTAGCCACATTTTGAGTATGGTAAATGGTCAAAATGGAGCCAACAATCTTCAGATATATATTTTCTTGCTTTCTGGATTTGCCTAAAACTTCTGGGACCGACGAGGTGGTTGTGGAGGAATTATGAGGATGTGGATGGATTGGCATTGTAAATTTTTTGCACGTGCCTGTGCTGATAGATCAATTTGTTTTCCTACAGTCCCATATAAAACCACTTTTGGTTATTCTATTTAACTAGTATATGTTTCTTTGATGCTAGAAATGAGTAAACTTTATGATGCTGAGCATTTAATTGATAGCATAGCAATTGTATTGACTATGTTGAGGTATTTGTGTGCATTTCAATTGCCGAGAAAAAGCTTTTACCAAGGCTGGAGTACTATGTTGAGTCATGCACAGTGAACTAGAGTTGCATTATATGGACTGGAGATCATTATGTTGGGTTTTTACTCAAATTCTTTGATTAGGTCAAAATTTTTGTCATAACAATTGAGTATACACAGGCATGGATATATCTGCTACGTCAAGTTTCAAGTGCTTAGCTGCAATTCTCATTCCATATCCAGAGTTTGAATGCAACTTGTAGTTATTTTTGATCAACAACATTGATTCTACAGAAGGAACATAGATTAAAATGCATGTTAAAATTCTTACGGATACTGGATTTAGAGTCAAGTAGGCTGTTGCTTGGAAGGTTTTGCAAAATGGCTCAagcctttttctttctcttggacATCGTTTTTGAATAATATGTTTTTCCAGCTTTAGCTTATTCTTCTTCAGAATGCCTTTAAATGTCCGTTGCAGTTACTCAGTGACAATGCATTTGTTCTTGAATTGAATATGTGTGGACATAGACTAATTGTGGGCATAAACAAATCATTTTGCCATTCTGCAGCATGCTCTAATAGTGATATTCTAAATGGCACCAAACTTTTAATCGCAAGGTTTTGTTCATGCTCTAATTGCTCACCCTTGAATCAGCTACTTGATAGCATCTATGGGGCTTCAGCTTTTGTGGAGTTTTGGACTTGCCTGCTTTGATGTTCATGCCTTGAGGTTAAAGAGAGACTTGCATAATCACATATTCGTCAGCTTGTTTGTTGTTGGTGATTGGGTAATTATCTAATTTCTCCTCCTAATAACGATCATCTTGATTCAATACCAAGCTTTCAAAGCAGTTTCTGAAATATGCTCCAATAACGAATATTAACTCATTGTTATACTCTGGCTGCTACTTGCATCTGACAATCAATGAAAGCAGCAACTTTAGTTGACTCAATTCCTTTGGAAGATTagaaaaaatcatgttttggttgttttaaaACTGTTCAGCATTTTGAAATTCGTATACATATTTTTTAACTGTATTATACAGCATCAACTGTTAAATGGACTGTCACAATGAGAGATTGAAACTTTTCAGTTTGAGAGACCAGAAATACAGTTTTACAAGAGTAAAAAGAACTCATGAGATCAGCAGGCACTTGGTCCAGCatttgtatataaaatttattcagGATTCAGTAGAATGCAATACTCTTGTTTACTTAATTATTACTGCACACATTCTTTTGCTTGGTATACATAATACTTCTGGCGGTACCTGTAACAAATTTCAACCTGTAGGCACTAGGTTGGAGCTTTTAGTATCAGAATCTGAGAGCTCCGTTTGGTCATACAGGGACATCTGAGATTAAAGACTTTATATATAAGCTCTAAGGCAGTTGTAAGTTGGATTTTTATGTCAAACTAGTATTATGTCATCACTGGAGTGCACAACGGTACTACTGCAAATAATAAATTCTTCACTAGCTTGATGGATATGAGTACCAATCTTGAGCTAAGGCTTCTGTCTTTTACATAAAAGAAATTGCTGCCTACAGTTCACTGATGATTCTAGAGTACTTACAATGTGGGATTCTCATGAACATAGCTAGTTGCTAGATTTCTTAGTTCAGAATGTTTCTTGTAATCAATTCCATCACCAATTCTTCCTTGAACCAATTGTGACAAAAGCTTGGTTAAAtgaaaatattgtgatattttagCCAATATGCTGCTTTGTAGTTTCTCTTGAAATGTCACAGATCTTTCATGTTTGTATAAGAAACTGTACACAAACCTCTTAAAACAAGCAGTCATCAATGCTATCTTGAATCGATCTATGTTGCCCCCAAAAATAACGGCTGTTTTTTCTTTGTAATTGTGATGAGTTTATTGTTTTTAGGACGCAGATGTTCTGTACTTTCTTTCACTTCTGAGGTTTCGTCAAACTTGTAGTGTAACATCTGATTCGTAATGCAGGTCACTGCAACTCTGTCACTTGCAGCTTCATGCTCATCAGCAGGCGTAATTGTTCTTCTTATCAAAGACACAACTATTTGCAGAACCGAGACCAAACTATCCTGTGATATGTTTCAGATATCTGTAGGATTGGCTTTTGTTTCATGGTTTCTCCTTGCAATATCCTCCTACGTCATGTTTTTGCTTGCTGCTTCAGCTTGACTCCTTTGTCACTCTTTGCCACAGCCACATGCCAGCGCAATTTTTCCGCTTGTAAATATAATTTTGACACAGCTTATAGAAAATAGCTCATCTCTTTTTCTCTGTCAATGGCTTGCTTCTTGATTCTTGTTTGGAGCTTGATGGTCCTTCGCTTTGGAATCTGGGTCCCTCCATTTCTCCATCGAGTGGGTGGAAACAGGGGGTTTGACTTGTTGAATAAATCTGGATGAGCTAGTAATATGATCAAGTTGATCGGGTTCTTTCCCACAGCAGCGCTGTTTCTCCCCGAATTTTAAGTGGATTCAGCATGTACTTGTTTTTGCAGCTCACACAGAGGCAATGCATATTTGTAGACGACGATAATGCTTCTTCGTTAGTTTAGTACATGTATGAAGGGCCGTGCCGGACCCAGAATTGTTAAATAGCTGTAAATCTTTGAATCCTGGCAACGAGGACCAAATTCCTGTTTCCTGAACTGTGCCCATCTCCTGAACTAGATACCCCGAGATCTTAATTCCAATTCGGAGGTCATCTGTGTAGTGTGCGGAATTGGCAGTTGCTTTTTGAAGCTTAGCTTCACTAATGTGGCAGTCATCGTTAACCTTCAATCATCAATTAAGGGCTAAACGCCAACTAATTAATCACATAAATGTGCTGGTTTTTTTGATCAAGCAATGTATTTTGTGCTGATTTTATAGAAGAGATGTAAACTGCTGCGTGACTTGAGGCGAAAATGATGCCTAGCATTAACATTTCAATGATTCTCTACACGAACAAACAAACATGCCCCTCTTAAGATGTCTGCTATAATAGTTGATGGAGTGAAGACATGGTAAGAATAGCAGTCTTAGCACAAGTGACTTCCATTCTTCAGGCACACCCTCGCTGTCAAACAAACATTCCAGTTGCTCTTCCACCCCACATACTTACTACTGAATTCAACGGCAATTGTGGAGGTAGGGAGTGAAATCAGACCAGAAATCATGAATATCAAGCTCTATTTCAATTTTAGGATTCAATTTGCCTAATCACAGTTAGTGTCAAAGTAGGAAGCATGAGAAGAGAGAGTAAAAGAAGCAATAAGCCCATTTACAGGTCATGATGTAGATGGTATCAAAGAAATCAGAGCTCCATCAGCAGATGTtggtactattttttttttatcacaatGATAGGAttcctataacctaatctagGAGGAGGGGGGAGGGGGATTCGATGGAGTCTATGTGAGTGGAGACTCCATCGAAGATAGCAAATTAAAATCGCCACATATAGTGACAATTGCCATATAGTGGCAGATGTTGGTACTAAAAGGTGTAGAATTGAGAGTAATACGGTCCCCACACTACAAAAGCCACTAACATTATTCTTGTGTTATTCAGtgctttatatttttaaacaaGAATTAACTAATGCATACCCACCCCAACGATTCAGAAAATACCCCATTTCTCATCCCCCTCTTTATTGGCCGGAAGAGGGGCAGGAACGGTTCACGGCTAAGATTTGGTCCAAAAAAATGGTACGGTCCAGATCTTATTTTATACCTCATTTTTAACATGTGTGagattcacaaaattttgttctaaaattATACATTATTGAAAGAAAGTTACACCATGTGTTGGCCGGAAGAGGGGCAGGAACGGTTCACGGCTAAGATTTGGTCCAAAAAAATGGTACGGTCCAGATCTTATTTTATACCTCATTTTTAACATGTGTGagattcacaaaattttgttctaaaattATACATTATTGAAAGAAAGTTACACCATGTGCAAACAGAGTTACGCCTTCAGGAACTGTTGCCGTCCTGCCCCTGGTCCTTATGGGCCTGGCCATCCTTGAAAGGGATGGGGACATAAAGTTGAGGAGTCAATATCAAGTTCAGATAAGAATCCTAAAGTGTCCTTGCTGAATCCGCTTTATCCATATCCCATGTCAAGACCACCGACAAAATCGGAAGTGAATGAAATCATGAAAACAGAAGGGTACATGCATTGCCCTTCTTATTATCAACACGCAGATGGACATTATTTAGTCCAGCAGGCTAAATATTGATAGTAATACTCGGAAATGCAGCTCCTGCGGATTACTACATGCATTGCCCTTTTACAAAGTGCATATACCTGTTAGAGCAGGAAACAAAAAATATTCCCTGCCTTAACTCCTGGATGACAAACTACGGTACACACAATGCTAGCATCTTATTGAAAGTTTAACGGGAAGCTAAAATTACATTTCGTTCTTCAACAACCAATAATTTATTTCTATATACAGAAAATATTACATATTTCACACCAGTGACCTATACTTGTATCCTTTCACAACAGACATCAACCTTGCACCAAATTGCTCAAGTCACTCAAACTTGCTCAGGCTAAATTTTACATTTGAAGAGGAGccaaaaaaaaggggggaaagAACACACATAAATATGAGAAATATGAAGTCTCTATCACCTAGAGCTAGCAACAAAGTTTCACATAACAATCTCTGGCTTCAAGATGCTTGATTTAATCTCTTT
This portion of the Coffea arabica cultivar ET-39 chromosome 2e, Coffea Arabica ET-39 HiFi, whole genome shotgun sequence genome encodes:
- the LOC113730443 gene encoding CASP-like protein 5B1, which codes for MKDLFGSPGKVSGLVLRMGQCFFAAASLGVMASASGFSTATAFCYLIASMGLQLLWSFGLACFDVHALRLKRDLHNHIFVSLFVVGDWVTATLSLAASCSSAGVIVLLIKDTTICRTETKLSCDMFQISVGLAFVSWFLLAISSYVMFLLAASA